Proteins co-encoded in one bacterium genomic window:
- a CDS encoding exonuclease SbcCD subunit D: protein MRLLHTADWHLGRLFHGVSLVDDQARLLDELARLIAESAIDAVLIAGDVYDRAVPPPDAVTLFDAFLARVAGEQGVPVVVIAGNHDSADRLGFGARLLAEGGLHVRGRLEADPKTIEFTDAHGPLDVVALPFVDPPHARATLDDAGLRDHDACNAALLARARASLRPGRRRICVAHAFVAGASDSESERPLVVGGGGHVAAAHFEGFDYVALGHLHRPQRVSRDAIRYSGSLMPYSFGEAAHEKSVSIVEVGSDGAVAIEAVPLSPRRAVRVVEGRLAELLDRTPEGVSNEDYLLVRLTDPGALFHPMARLRERYPNVLQIERPALERAASGGAVAAQSLAPRTPEDLFADFFEAVMDREMDEGERAALAELEAPIPGAGGSEATP, encoded by the coding sequence TTGCGCCTGCTGCACACGGCGGATTGGCATCTGGGGCGACTCTTCCACGGCGTCTCCCTGGTCGACGATCAGGCCCGCCTCCTCGACGAGCTCGCCCGCCTGATCGCCGAGTCGGCGATCGACGCCGTGCTGATCGCGGGTGACGTCTACGACCGGGCCGTACCGCCGCCGGATGCGGTGACCCTCTTCGATGCCTTCCTGGCGCGCGTCGCCGGGGAGCAGGGGGTTCCCGTCGTCGTGATCGCCGGCAACCACGACAGCGCGGATCGACTCGGCTTCGGCGCGCGTCTGCTCGCCGAGGGCGGGCTCCACGTCCGGGGTCGCCTCGAGGCCGATCCGAAGACGATCGAATTCACGGACGCGCACGGTCCCCTCGACGTGGTGGCGCTGCCCTTCGTCGATCCGCCCCACGCCCGGGCGACCCTCGACGACGCCGGGCTCCGCGATCACGACGCCTGCAACGCGGCGCTCCTCGCCCGGGCGCGCGCGTCGCTTCGCCCGGGCCGACGTCGGATCTGCGTGGCCCACGCCTTCGTGGCCGGCGCTTCGGACAGCGAGTCCGAGCGCCCGCTGGTCGTCGGGGGGGGCGGGCACGTCGCCGCCGCGCACTTCGAAGGCTTCGACTACGTGGCGCTCGGCCACCTCCACCGCCCCCAGCGCGTCTCCCGGGACGCCATCCGGTATTCGGGATCGTTGATGCCCTACAGCTTCGGCGAAGCGGCCCACGAGAAGAGCGTGTCGATCGTGGAGGTCGGAAGCGACGGCGCGGTCGCGATCGAGGCGGTCCCGCTCTCGCCGCGACGCGCGGTTCGGGTCGTCGAGGGGCGGCTCGCCGAGCTGCTCGATCGGACACCGGAAGGCGTCTCGAACGAGGACTACCTGCTCGTCCGACTGACTGATCCCGGCGCGCTCTTCCATCCGATGGCGCGCCTTCGCGAGCGCTACCCGAACGTGCTCCAGATCGAGCGGCCCGCGCTCGAGCGGGCCGCGAGCGGCGGCGCGGTGGCCGCACAGTCCCTGGCTCCGCGGACGCCCGAGGATCTCTTCGCGGACTTCTTCGAGGCCGTCATGGACCGCGAGATGGACGAAGGAGAGCGCGCCGCCCTCGCGGAGCTCGAGGCGCCGATTCCGGGAGCGGGTGGCTCGGAGGCGACGCCGTGA
- a CDS encoding amino acid permease, producing MSASSGGADAPASHPRDRLPRVLGLRDASMLIVASVVGSGIFFTPAQVAGLLPGAGWILAAWIVGALISLAGAFANAELGAMFPRAGGDYVYLREGLHPAAGFLVGWLSFFAIYTGTIAALAVVFAESLAPSLGLERPGIIGLASMAIGVCSLLNLRGTRWGASLNNFTSGAKIGALAVFVLVAPILGDGTFAPWSPEAIAARGDAARGGWFAFGQALSPILFSYLGWNACVYVASEIEEPTRNLPRSLFLGLGICSALYVAVNVVYFYALTPAELRDTVDAGEAAARSLFGPVGAAWVSAFVLVSVLGTLNATVLVGPRIVYAMALDGMFLRRADRVHDGFQTPSAAIGVQAVVSIALVVFLESFPRALDFTVFGIVLATSADTLALFALRLRQPERPRPYRAWGYPWIPALYLAVNLAIGAAIALSRPGEAAVTVALLAGGLLVYGVFVWPRGGAEGAPPAPGV from the coding sequence TTGAGCGCGTCGAGCGGGGGAGCCGACGCGCCGGCGTCTCATCCGCGCGACCGCCTGCCGCGCGTGCTCGGGCTCCGGGACGCGTCGATGCTGATCGTCGCGTCGGTCGTGGGGAGCGGCATCTTCTTCACGCCGGCGCAGGTGGCGGGGCTGCTGCCGGGGGCGGGATGGATCCTGGCGGCCTGGATCGTGGGGGCGCTGATCTCGTTGGCGGGCGCCTTCGCGAACGCGGAGCTCGGTGCGATGTTCCCGCGCGCCGGGGGCGACTACGTCTATCTCCGCGAAGGGCTCCACCCGGCGGCGGGCTTCCTGGTCGGCTGGCTCTCGTTCTTCGCGATCTACACCGGCACGATCGCCGCGCTGGCGGTCGTCTTCGCCGAGTCCCTGGCGCCCTCGCTCGGCCTGGAGCGGCCGGGGATCATCGGTCTCGCGTCGATGGCGATCGGGGTCTGCTCTCTTCTCAATCTGCGCGGGACGCGCTGGGGCGCCTCGCTCAACAACTTCACCTCCGGCGCCAAGATCGGCGCCCTGGCGGTCTTCGTGCTCGTGGCCCCCATACTCGGCGACGGCACCTTCGCGCCCTGGTCGCCGGAAGCGATCGCCGCGCGCGGGGACGCCGCGCGGGGCGGCTGGTTCGCCTTCGGGCAGGCGCTCTCGCCGATCCTCTTCTCCTATCTCGGGTGGAACGCGTGCGTCTACGTGGCCAGCGAGATCGAGGAACCGACGCGGAATCTGCCGCGCTCGCTCTTTCTCGGGCTCGGGATCTGCAGCGCGCTCTACGTGGCGGTCAACGTCGTGTACTTCTACGCGCTCACCCCGGCGGAGCTGCGGGATACGGTGGATGCCGGCGAGGCGGCGGCGCGCTCGCTCTTCGGGCCCGTCGGGGCGGCATGGGTCTCGGCCTTCGTCCTGGTCTCGGTGCTCGGGACCCTGAACGCAACCGTGCTCGTCGGACCGCGGATCGTCTACGCGATGGCTCTCGACGGCATGTTCCTGCGACGGGCGGACCGGGTGCACGACGGGTTCCAGACCCCGAGCGCCGCGATCGGAGTTCAGGCGGTCGTCTCGATCGCGCTCGTGGTCTTCCTGGAGAGCTTCCCGCGTGCCCTCGATTTCACCGTCTTCGGCATCGTCCTGGCGACGTCCGCGGACACGCTCGCGCTCTTCGCCCTCCGCCTCAGGCAGCCGGAGCGCCCCCGCCCGTACCGGGCGTGGGGCTATCCCTGGATCCCGGCGCTCTACCTGGCGGTGAATCTCGCGATCGGCGCGGCGATCGCCCTCTCCCGGCCCGGGGAGGCCGCGGTCACCGTGGCGCTCCTTGCCGGCGGGCTGCTGGTCTACGGCGTCTTCGTGTGGCCTCGCGGCGGCGCGGAGGGGGCCCCGCCAGCGCCCGGGGTGTGA
- the leuA gene encoding 2-isopropylmalate synthase: MPHDRYRPFVRFELPDRTWPDRVLDHAPRWCSVDLRDGNQALVEPMGWDRKIRLFESLVAIGFREIEVGFPAASQTDFDFVRRIIDEERIPDDVTIQVLVQCREDLIERTFEAIEGAPSAIVHFYNSTSPIQRRVVFQQDRPGITEIAVDAAKRVKKAAAARPSESIRFEYSPESYSTTELEYAVEISEAVMDVLEPDAANPVILNLPATVEVATPNVYADSIELFCRSLRVREAAIVSVHPHNDRGCAVAAAELGLLAGADRVEGTLFGNGERTGNVDVVTLALNLMSQGVDPELDFRDLPALVRKVEHANRLPVHPRHPYAGELVYTAFSGSHQDAIRKGLAALDAESVPHWEVPYLPVDPADVGRNYEAVIRINSQSGKGGVAYVLETEHGYALPRRMQIDFSKIVQAWADANEEELVSERVKTLFERTYLDVEGGPRLVGNRTISSGDGAKDVVSATLGWGRGRIPVQAEGAGPIDAFVAGLGDAIGVPLRIGDYHEHALGAGAGATAVAYVEVVFGANRRLFGAGRAASIVDASFQAVLSAVARAVALGWVEVPAGVDEVRTGTDPD; this comes from the coding sequence GAACCAGGCCCTCGTCGAGCCGATGGGATGGGATCGGAAGATCCGTCTCTTCGAGTCCCTCGTCGCGATCGGCTTCCGCGAGATCGAGGTCGGCTTCCCGGCGGCCTCGCAGACGGACTTCGACTTCGTGCGCAGGATCATCGACGAGGAGCGCATCCCCGACGACGTGACGATCCAGGTCCTCGTGCAGTGCCGCGAGGATCTGATCGAACGCACCTTCGAGGCGATCGAAGGCGCGCCGAGCGCGATCGTGCACTTCTACAACTCGACGTCGCCGATCCAGCGCCGGGTCGTGTTCCAGCAGGACCGACCGGGGATCACGGAGATCGCAGTCGACGCGGCGAAGCGCGTGAAGAAGGCGGCGGCCGCGCGACCTTCCGAATCGATCCGCTTCGAGTACTCCCCGGAGAGCTACTCGACGACGGAGCTCGAGTACGCGGTCGAGATCAGCGAGGCGGTCATGGACGTGCTCGAGCCCGACGCGGCGAATCCGGTGATCCTGAACCTGCCGGCGACGGTGGAGGTCGCGACGCCCAACGTCTACGCCGACTCGATCGAGCTCTTCTGCCGGAGCCTGCGCGTGCGCGAGGCGGCGATCGTCAGCGTCCATCCGCACAACGATCGCGGCTGTGCCGTCGCGGCGGCGGAGCTCGGACTGCTCGCCGGGGCGGATCGGGTCGAGGGGACGCTCTTCGGGAACGGAGAGCGCACGGGAAACGTCGACGTCGTGACGCTGGCCCTCAATCTGATGAGTCAGGGCGTGGATCCGGAGCTGGACTTCCGCGACCTGCCGGCGCTGGTCCGGAAGGTCGAGCACGCGAATCGCCTGCCGGTGCATCCGCGCCATCCCTATGCCGGGGAGCTGGTCTACACGGCGTTCTCGGGATCCCATCAGGACGCGATCCGGAAGGGCCTGGCCGCCCTCGACGCGGAGTCGGTTCCGCACTGGGAGGTGCCCTACCTGCCGGTCGATCCCGCAGACGTCGGACGCAACTACGAGGCCGTGATCCGGATCAACTCCCAGTCGGGGAAGGGCGGGGTCGCGTACGTGCTCGAGACCGAGCACGGCTACGCGCTGCCGCGCCGGATGCAGATCGACTTCTCGAAGATCGTGCAGGCCTGGGCCGACGCGAACGAGGAGGAGCTGGTCAGCGAGCGCGTGAAGACGCTCTTCGAACGCACCTACCTCGACGTCGAAGGCGGGCCGAGGCTCGTCGGGAATCGCACGATCTCGAGCGGGGACGGCGCGAAGGACGTCGTCTCGGCGACCCTCGGCTGGGGCCGGGGACGGATCCCGGTCCAGGCGGAAGGCGCGGGCCCGATCGACGCGTTCGTCGCGGGACTCGGCGATGCGATCGGCGTTCCGCTCCGTATCGGCGACTACCACGAGCATGCCCTCGGTGCCGGAGCCGGGGCTACGGCGGTGGCCTACGTCGAGGTCGTCTTCGGCGCGAATCGTAGACTCTTCGGCGCGGGGCGCGCGGCGAGCATCGTCGATGCCTCGTTCCAGGCCGTCCTGTCCGCGGTCGCGCGGGCGGTCGCGCTCGGTTGGGTCGAGGTTCCGGCGGGCGTCGACGAGGTTCGGACCGGGACCGATCCGGACTGA
- a CDS encoding SMC family ATPase — protein sequence MKPLRVEIEAFGSFADRQRVDFEALGSDRLFLIHGPTGAGKSTILEAICFALYGTPAGADASAPHLRSQHADPERLTRVTLWFALGDVRYRIERTPRQLRPKRRGEGFVEERGTALIERFKPGMPEDGPGEPLATKQSDVDAAVRNLLGLDRSQFRQVILLPQGEFRRLLEASSKERQEILSRLFDIDRYADLERRLKGAADQLRNELGRVEERRATLLGQAEAENEEAFALRRKALGAEIDEARTALEASVETERVARDALERGRVDRERLQARETAVKQHASLAARKPEFEHERDRLRDAVRAEPVVLRFDAWANARRASEEAARRLEGATAAVRAADEALEGARNDEFAARERTPELRGLEETVARLRASSEAVARLETLRAEHAERVTAQAALAQRLEREAALATEAQRALATLEEQAERHAALLEAQRTRTEARSALAARLERARRRAALETALARRAERLTRLDAGIDAERAELALAEAALREAQAQDRAAAAHRLAATLVAGESCPVCGSTEHPAKASEAATDRAPGEAGGEVEIEALEDRVARLRAHLEPQVAERAGLAGEQASETRALDALRGDGESSEDRADEHDDLASLDVALAEADRAIEDAQAALATATQASEALAERRAGFERLRAPLEDLRREHAGGEAAIETSAQNLATQAAALPAEARTPEALAEALSASETRRSALAERIEATAAAVGDAVRVRAEREATRVAVVEEHQRTRASVAEAEQAADQARARAGFEDERALRAAYLDEAARAELQGRVDAFDRDLESARRVEETAIAAAEGASVVDVEALATAFEAANRDRSARQDAVGRLEERAAGWARLAASLEKLIEENGTLVARYERIGGLANVAGGENPERVSFQRFVLAAFLDEVLALATVSLRRMSKGRYALQRVTELGDRRRRAGLDLAVWDAHTGQERPVATLSGGESFCAALALALGLADVVQRHSGGTRLDAIFVDEGFGSLDPESLELALATLVELQSGGRMVGLISHVPELQERIDTRIAVQPGRGGSSLSVTRP from the coding sequence GTGAAGCCGCTGCGCGTCGAGATCGAGGCGTTCGGCTCCTTCGCGGATCGACAGCGGGTCGACTTCGAGGCGCTCGGATCCGATCGCCTCTTCCTGATCCACGGGCCGACCGGCGCGGGGAAGTCCACGATCCTCGAAGCGATCTGCTTCGCGCTCTACGGAACGCCCGCGGGCGCGGACGCGTCGGCGCCCCACCTGCGGAGTCAGCACGCCGACCCGGAGCGTCTCACCCGCGTCACGCTCTGGTTCGCGCTCGGCGACGTGCGCTACCGGATCGAGCGAACGCCCCGCCAGCTCCGTCCGAAACGTCGGGGCGAGGGCTTCGTCGAAGAGCGCGGGACGGCGCTGATCGAACGCTTCAAGCCCGGCATGCCAGAGGACGGGCCGGGGGAGCCCCTCGCGACGAAGCAGAGCGATGTCGACGCCGCGGTGCGGAACCTGCTCGGTCTCGATCGATCCCAGTTCCGGCAGGTGATCCTGCTGCCGCAGGGCGAGTTCCGGCGCCTGCTCGAAGCGTCGAGCAAGGAGCGCCAGGAAATCCTCTCGCGGCTCTTCGACATCGACCGCTACGCCGATCTCGAGCGCCGCCTGAAGGGCGCCGCGGATCAGCTCCGCAACGAGCTCGGGCGGGTCGAGGAGCGTCGGGCGACGCTGCTCGGGCAGGCGGAGGCCGAGAACGAGGAAGCGTTCGCGCTTCGGCGGAAGGCGCTCGGCGCCGAGATCGACGAGGCGCGGACGGCCCTCGAGGCCTCGGTCGAGACGGAACGTGTCGCCCGGGACGCGCTCGAGCGGGGACGGGTGGATCGGGAGCGGCTGCAGGCGCGGGAGACCGCGGTGAAGCAGCACGCGTCGCTCGCTGCGCGGAAGCCCGAGTTCGAGCACGAGCGGGACCGGCTGCGAGACGCCGTGCGTGCGGAGCCGGTCGTGCTGCGTTTCGACGCCTGGGCCAACGCACGTCGGGCCTCGGAGGAGGCGGCACGGCGGCTGGAGGGGGCCACGGCAGCGGTCCGCGCGGCGGACGAGGCCCTCGAAGGGGCACGCAACGACGAATTCGCTGCGCGAGAGCGGACCCCCGAGCTCCGGGGACTCGAGGAGACGGTCGCTCGGTTGCGCGCATCGAGTGAGGCGGTCGCCCGTCTCGAGACGCTGCGGGCGGAACACGCGGAGCGGGTCACGGCCCAGGCGGCGCTCGCGCAGCGCCTCGAGCGCGAGGCGGCGCTCGCGACCGAGGCGCAGCGGGCGCTGGCGACGCTCGAGGAGCAGGCGGAGCGGCATGCCGCCTTGCTCGAGGCCCAGCGGACACGGACCGAGGCGCGATCCGCGCTGGCCGCGCGTCTCGAGCGAGCCCGACGGCGTGCGGCGCTCGAGACGGCACTGGCGCGACGGGCGGAGCGGCTCACGCGACTCGACGCCGGGATCGACGCCGAACGCGCGGAGCTGGCCCTCGCGGAAGCCGCGCTTCGCGAGGCTCAGGCGCAGGACCGGGCGGCCGCGGCGCATCGCCTGGCGGCGACCCTCGTCGCCGGGGAGTCCTGCCCGGTCTGCGGCTCCACCGAACATCCCGCGAAGGCCTCGGAGGCGGCGACCGATCGGGCGCCCGGAGAGGCGGGGGGCGAGGTCGAGATCGAGGCGCTCGAAGACCGGGTGGCGCGTCTTCGCGCGCACCTCGAGCCACAGGTGGCGGAGCGCGCGGGGCTGGCGGGCGAGCAGGCCTCCGAGACGCGTGCCCTCGACGCCCTCCGAGGAGACGGCGAGTCCTCGGAGGACCGGGCCGACGAGCACGATGATCTTGCGTCGCTCGACGTCGCGCTCGCCGAGGCCGACCGCGCGATCGAGGACGCCCAGGCCGCGCTCGCGACGGCGACGCAGGCGAGCGAGGCGCTCGCGGAGCGACGCGCCGGGTTCGAGCGTCTGCGCGCGCCCCTCGAAGACCTTCGTCGCGAGCACGCGGGCGGAGAAGCCGCGATCGAGACGTCGGCGCAGAACCTCGCGACGCAGGCGGCCGCGCTTCCCGCGGAGGCGAGGACGCCGGAGGCGCTCGCCGAGGCCCTCTCGGCCTCCGAGACGCGGCGGTCGGCCCTGGCCGAGCGGATCGAGGCGACGGCCGCCGCGGTGGGGGACGCCGTCCGCGTACGCGCGGAGCGGGAGGCGACGCGGGTCGCGGTCGTGGAGGAACATCAGCGCACGAGGGCGTCGGTCGCCGAAGCCGAGCAGGCCGCCGACCAGGCCAGAGCGCGCGCCGGCTTCGAGGACGAGCGGGCGCTGCGCGCCGCGTATCTCGACGAGGCCGCGCGCGCCGAGCTGCAGGGGCGGGTCGACGCCTTCGATCGGGATCTCGAATCCGCGCGGCGGGTCGAGGAGACGGCGATCGCGGCGGCGGAGGGCGCGAGCGTCGTCGACGTGGAGGCGCTCGCGACCGCGTTCGAAGCGGCGAACCGCGACCGGTCGGCGCGGCAGGATGCGGTCGGGCGCCTCGAGGAGCGGGCCGCGGGGTGGGCACGACTGGCGGCGTCGCTCGAGAAGCTGATCGAAGAGAACGGGACGCTGGTGGCGCGCTACGAGCGGATCGGCGGGCTCGCGAACGTGGCCGGCGGCGAGAATCCGGAGCGGGTGTCCTTCCAGCGCTTCGTACTCGCGGCGTTCCTCGACGAAGTGCTCGCCCTGGCGACGGTCTCGCTCCGGCGGATGAGCAAGGGGCGCTACGCCCTGCAGCGCGTGACCGAGCTGGGCGACCGGCGTCGTCGCGCCGGGCTCGATCTCGCGGTCTGGGATGCGCACACGGGCCAGGAGCGCCCGGTGGCGACGCTCTCCGGGGGCGAGTCGTTCTGCGCCGCCCTCGCGCTCGCCCTCGGGCTCGCGGACGTCGTCCAGCGCCACAGCGGTGGGACGCGACTCGATGCGATCTTCGTGGACGAAGGCTTCGGTTCCCTGGATCCGGAGAGTCTCGAGCTCGCACTGGCGACCCTCGTCGAGCTGCAGTCCGGCGGGCGCATGGTCGGTCTGATCTCCCACGTCCCCGAGCTGCAGGAGCGGATCGACACGCGGATCGCCGTCCAGCCCGGTCGAGGCGGGAGCTCCCTGTCGGTGACTCGGCCTTGA